The Deltaproteobacteria bacterium genome includes a window with the following:
- a CDS encoding PEGA domain-containing protein — protein MIRLLTILLATSLIAVGPAESMAAKKRARGKLKIESTVDGAKVQLNGLKAGKTPLKTLRLRAGKYTVKVTRIGHLDFETKIVVKAGRLAKVMADLLPVAGILDVRIKPHGSKVSIDGKGVGKSPGLFALKLGKRNITVDMDGHLSLRKEVRAIPGELIVLKGRLEFGVEDPLAGELALVPLGAPPVDPLADELALVPLAKPNKPNSPGLDDPLALEPLMPLVKLPVANQANRLEPMDVSTKIADRTQWYENWWVWGGAGAVLVSSAVVTAVVMAGGGSDVEVDALLDLSESTPVAW, from the coding sequence GTGATACGCCTACTTACGATACTGCTCGCGACATCACTGATCGCTGTTGGACCTGCTGAAAGTATGGCCGCCAAGAAACGAGCCCGCGGTAAACTTAAAATTGAATCCACCGTGGATGGGGCGAAAGTTCAGCTAAATGGGCTCAAGGCGGGAAAGACTCCTCTCAAAACTCTGAGGCTTAGAGCTGGCAAGTACACGGTTAAAGTCACTAGAATTGGCCACTTGGATTTTGAAACGAAAATTGTCGTTAAGGCAGGTCGCCTCGCCAAAGTGATGGCAGACCTTTTGCCGGTGGCCGGTATTTTAGATGTTCGCATCAAACCACACGGGTCGAAGGTATCCATCGACGGCAAAGGCGTTGGGAAATCTCCTGGGCTATTTGCACTCAAACTTGGTAAGCGAAATATCACTGTGGATATGGATGGCCATCTGAGTTTGCGCAAAGAAGTTCGGGCTATTCCTGGTGAGCTTATTGTCCTTAAAGGGCGTTTAGAGTTCGGAGTAGAAGACCCACTTGCGGGCGAGCTGGCATTGGTTCCCCTTGGGGCACCACCGGTTGACCCACTGGCAGACGAGCTGGCGTTGGTCCCATTAGCAAAGCCCAATAAGCCGAACTCGCCGGGCTTAGATGACCCCTTGGCACTTGAACCTCTGATGCCACTGGTGAAGTTACCTGTTGCCAATCAGGCAAACCGGCTTGAACCCATGGACGTTTCAACGAAAATTGCCGATCGCACCCAATGGTATGAAAACTGGTGGGTGTGGGGGGGGGCAGGAGCCGTGTTGGTCTCAAGTGCGGTCGTTACGGCGGTTGTGATGGCTGGTGGCGGCTCTGATGTCGAGGTCGATGCACTTTTAGACCTGTCTGAAAGCACCCCTGTTGCCTGGTAA